TTGGTAAGCTTATCGCTGAGGCAATGCAGAAAGTGAAAAAAGAAGGTGTAATTACTGTAGAAGAAGCAAAAGGTACCGATACTACTGTTGAGATCGTAGAAGGTATGCAGTTCGACAGAGGTTACCTTTCTCCATACTTTGTTACCAACTCTGAGAAAATGGTAACTGAGTTAGAGAATCCATACATCCTAATCTTCGACAAGAAGATTTCTGCGATGAAGGATCTACTTCCTATCCTTGAAAAATCAGTGCAAACTGGTAAGCCGCTATTAATTATTGCAGAGGACATCGAAGGAGAAGCTTTAGCTACTTTAGTAGTAAACAAAATCCGTGGTTCATTAAAAATCGCTGCTGTTAAGGCTCCAGGATTCGGAGACAGAAGAAAAGCGATGTTAGAAGATATCGCTATCCTAACTGGTGGTACTGTAATTTCTGAAGAGCGTGGATACAAGCTTGAAAACGCAGAGCTGGACATGCTTGGTACTGCAGAAAAAATCACTATCGATAAAGACAACACTACCATCGTAAACGGAAGTGGAGATAAGGAGCAAATTACTGCTAGAGTAAACCAAATTAAAGCTCAAATCGAGTCTACTACTTCAGACTACGATAAAGAAAAACTTCAAGAGCGTTTAGCTAAACTTGCTGGAGGTGTTGCTGTACTATATGTTGGAGCAGCTTCAGAAGTTGAAATGAAAGAGAAGAAAGACCGCGTAGACGATGCATTACACGCTACTCGTGCTGCGGTTGAAGAAGGAATCATCCCAGGTGGTGGTACTGCTTTCATTAGAGTACAAGCTGTCTTAGACGCACTTAAAGGAGATAACGAAGACGAAACAACTGGTATTGCTATCGTAAGACGTGCAATTGAAGAGCCACTTCGTCAGATTGTTGAAAATGCGGGTCAAGAAGGATCTATCGTTGTACAAAAAGTACGCGAAGGAAAAGACGACTTCGGTTACAACGCTAGACTAGAAACATTCGAAAACCTGTACGAAGCAGGAGTAATCGATCCTACTAAAGTTGCTCGTGTTGCATTAGAAAATGCCGCTTCTATTTCAGGAATGCTTTTAACTACCGAATGCGTAATTGCTGAGGAAGAAGAAGAAGCTCCAATGGGCGGTGGCGGACATCCAGGAATGGGTGGTGGAATGCCAGGAATGATGTAATCAATCTTCATTCATTATATAAAAACCCCGGCGATTTCGTCGGGGTTTTTTTTGTGCCATAAACAAAGCATGTAGGTTAGATACATTGCTCTAACCAAATTCTAAACTGTTGGAATCTCGAAAAAATACGACTTAGATGGAATTGGACTGATTTCAATTAATATATATAATGACCTAGCTTAGTTTTTCATTTATTTAAACTATCTAAGATTGCCGCATTAGAAAAAACCACACTAACTTGACCCATAGGAATCCATCTAGACCTATTTCAGGCAATTTATACACAATCGTTTCAGGGCTCAAAACCCGCCGTATAACCTACATTTTAAACCGCTTATCCTAGATTTAAAGTAAACAAACGTTAATATTCGCTATGATTTCGAATGGATTTTCTTTAGTTTTAGGCAGTTTTGGATTTTTGACCCTCGTTTAAAATCCAACTTTTAACAATTGAGTAAAAGTTTAAATCAAAAACAACAATCTATGAAAAAGCAATCAGCATTATTGTTGATCTGTTCTTTCCTACTGAGTGTCCAGCTTTGGGCTCAGGAAAGAACCATTCGGGGGACGGTAATCTCCGCCGATGACCAAACGCCCTTACCAGGGGTATCCGTCAGGATAGCAGAAAATGAATCAGTAGGTACGATTACCGACATCGACGGTAAGTACGAACTGAAAGTAGGATCCGATGCTACCGCCCTCATCTTCTCTTTCGTTGGATTTGAAAGAAAGAAAGTAGCCATTGGTGCCGAAAACACTATTAATGTTTCTTTACGTACCAGCTCACTCGACCTAAACGAGGTAGTAGTAACAGCCAACGCAATTGTTCGTGAGAAGAAAGAGCTTGGTTACGCAGTTACTACTATTGACGGTGAAGAAACAACCAAAGCAAGGGACGCGAACGTTCTTAACACCATGGCAGGAAAAGTTCCTGGAGTGCGTGTTACCAGTCAGTCGGGTTCTCTTGGGGGTGGTGCTAAAATCATTATCCGTGGAGCAACTTCGCTTTCGGGTAATAACCAGCCACTGTTTGTAGTAGATGGTAACCCACTTTCTAACTCCGGATTTAACGGAACTCGTAACGACATTATTACGGGAGGTGTAGACGTTGGTAACCGTGCTGCAGACATTAACCCAGATGATATCGAAAGCATCTCGGTTCTTAAAGGTGCAGCTGCAACCGTACTATACGGTTCTCGTGCTAAGAACGGGGCCATCATCATTACCACTAAATCAGGGAAGAGTTTAAAGGGATCTGGCAAGAAAACAGCTGTTACTTTAAACTCTTCTGTGCGTTTTGACAATCCGTTGAGACTTCCTGATTTCCAAAATGAGTACGCTCAGGGGGATCAAGGAAACTATGACGCGCAGAACTTTGCCAATGGTTGGGGGCCAAAAATTAATGGGCAAAGAGTATTAGATTGGAAAGGTGACTCTACTAATTTAAGAGCTTATCCAGATAACGTAAAGAACTTTTACGAAACAGGAGCTACTTATATTAATAGTGTTTCTCTTTCACAGGGTGATGAAAACGGTGATTTCCGCTTTGGTTACACCAACCTTTCTCAGTCTGGTATTATTCCAAACTCTAGTTTAGAACGTAATACATTTACTATTAACTCGGGAAGACAGCTTACAGAAAAACTGCACATGCAAGTTGCTGGTAGTTATATCAACACTGTAACCGAGGGTAACGCTAGACAAGGGGGGAATAACCCTTCTACCACCATCGCATTAATCAATGGACTTCCGAGAACCATTTCTCAGGAAGAATTACAAAACAACGTAGTGGATGAGTTCGGTAACCCCTATGGATTAGATGGTAACAGAACCATAAACAACCCATACTGGGTAACTGCTCACAACAATACCCTTAACGATGTAGATCGTTTTTACGGTAACGCAACTTTAAATTACAAGTTTAGCGATAACGTATCGGCTACGTACCGTTTAGCAAATGACTTCTATAGCGACGTTCGCGAAAACGTAATGCGTAAAGGAACTTTGGGTAGAGTAAACGGAGAATATGAAGTAAGAGACATTTTCTACAACTCCATTAACTCCGAGTTGATGTTAAACGTATCCAAGCAACTTAATGAAGATTTTAAATTCGACGGGTTATTTGGACATAACGTTAACCAGAGAAGTGTAAATTCTACGCGTATCCAGGGTGCTGACCTATTAGCAAAAGATCTATACACTTATGCAAACGCACAGAGTATTTCTAATACCTCTGACTCTGAGTTGAGAAGACTATATGGATTATTCGCTCAGTTAAGATTTGGTTACAAGGATTACTTATTCTTGGAATTAACAGGAAGAAACGACTGGTCTTCTACCCTTCCGGTAGATAACAGATCTTACTTCTACCCTGGTGCTTCTGCATCTTTCATGTTCTCTGAAATTCTTCCAGAAAGCACTAAAGAGTGGTTATTCTCAGGTAAGTTAAGAGCGAACATTGCAGCTGTAGGTTCTGATGAGGATCCATACAGATTGAACTTCTTCTTTACTCCACTTTCAGATGCATTTACCCAGTTTGTACCTAACCTGCTTTACCCACACAACGGTAGACCAGCGTTTGCTGCAACCAACACCATTCCTAACGCTAATCTTAAGCCACAGCGTCAGATTACTAAGGAATTTGGTACGGAGTTAATCTTCTTCGGAGGTAGATTAAGAACGGACATTAACTACTACAACATCCAAACTAAAGACCAAATCGTTCAATTAACAGTTCCTCAGTCTACAGGATTTAACCTTAAAACTGTAAACGCAGGAACCATCCAAAACGAGGGTATCGAAATCTTACTTTCTGGTATTCCGGTACAATTGGATAACGGATTTACTTGGACATCTACCTTTAACTTTGGATCGAACAAGCAAATTGTAAAAGAGCTTGCACCGGGTCTTGAGGAGTACACCTTAACTTCAGGATTTAGTGGTCTACAAATTAAAGCTGAAGAAGGAGAAGAATTCGGTCTTTACGGTGGTGGTTACGTAAGATCTCCAAACGGAGATGTAGTAATCGATGAGACTACTGGATTAAGACAATTCGAATCTGGAGTTCGTTTAGGAGATATTTACCCAGACTGGACTTTAGGTATCAACAACGAATTTAGCTACAAAGGTGTTACCGCTTCTTTCCTTATCGACATTAGAAAAGGTGGAGTAATTTACTCTAACACTGTACAAGATTTACGCTTCTCTGGTTTAGCGGCAGAAACTGCTGAAAACGGAAGAGCTGACTTTGTTGATGAAGGAGTAAACGTTGTTAGAGACGGAAGTGGTGCTATCACTGGATACAAGCCAAATGAAACAAGTGTTTCTGCACAAGACTACTGGCAACAAATTTCTAACAACAGTTTAGCAGAGCCATCTACTTACGCAGCTGACTTTGTGAAACTAAGAGAACTTAAAATTGGTTACAACCTTCCAAAAAGATGGATAGCTAATAGCCCATTTGCATCAGTATCAATAGGTATCGAAGGAAGAAACTTATGGTTAATTGATAGTGAGGTTCCTCACATCGATCCTGAGGTAAACTTCTTCGGAACTAGCTTAACTGGTGAAGGGGTAGAGTTTGCTTCTGTACCTAGTACAAGAACTATTGGATTTAACCTACGTGTAACCCTTTAAAACCGATTTACAACAATGAAACTGAATAAAACATTTATAGGCATCTTACTATTGAGCACCATGGCTCTAGTAAGCTGTAAAAAGGATTGGTTAGACGTTAACCAAGATCCTGAGACAACCAGCAATGTAGATCCAGAATTCTTGATTTACACGGCTCAATCTGAATACGCTACCAACAGAACCACAGAGATCGGATTATCGGGATCTATGTGGACCCAATTATGGGCCTCAGGTGCTTCTGCATCCGTATTTAGAAATCCGGAGCGTTACATTTTCTCTGTATTTACTACAGGTAACACTTGGAGAAACCACTATCCAAACTCTCAGAAAAACCTGAAGTTTGCTATTGACATCGCAGAAAATCCAGAGAGTGGACCTGCTAAACCAAACATCGCGGCACAAGCCAAGGTGATGCGTGCACTTATTTTCTACACAACTACCATGTTGTGGGGCGATGTGCCATATTCACAAGCAATTAATTCAGACATCGATGCTCCTAAATTCGATAGACAAGAGGACATCTTAAATGGCCTACTT
This genomic interval from Luteibaculum oceani contains the following:
- the groL gene encoding chaperonin GroEL (60 kDa chaperone family; promotes refolding of misfolded polypeptides especially under stressful conditions; forms two stacked rings of heptamers to form a barrel-shaped 14mer; ends can be capped by GroES; misfolded proteins enter the barrel where they are refolded when GroES binds); its protein translation is MASKEIYFNLDARDRLKKGVDALADAVKVTLGPKGRNVVIDKKFGAPSITKDGVSVAKEIELKDPVENMGAQMLKEVASKTADVAGDGTTTATVLAQAIVTAGLKNVAAGANPMDLKRGIDKAVTAVVAELKKRSKEVGDDFSKIEQVATISANNDATIGKLIAEAMQKVKKEGVITVEEAKGTDTTVEIVEGMQFDRGYLSPYFVTNSEKMVTELENPYILIFDKKISAMKDLLPILEKSVQTGKPLLIIAEDIEGEALATLVVNKIRGSLKIAAVKAPGFGDRRKAMLEDIAILTGGTVISEERGYKLENAELDMLGTAEKITIDKDNTTIVNGSGDKEQITARVNQIKAQIESTTSDYDKEKLQERLAKLAGGVAVLYVGAASEVEMKEKKDRVDDALHATRAAVEEGIIPGGGTAFIRVQAVLDALKGDNEDETTGIAIVRRAIEEPLRQIVENAGQEGSIVVQKVREGKDDFGYNARLETFENLYEAGVIDPTKVARVALENAASISGMLLTTECVIAEEEEEAPMGGGGHPGMGGGMPGMM
- a CDS encoding SusC/RagA family TonB-linked outer membrane protein yields the protein MKKQSALLLICSFLLSVQLWAQERTIRGTVISADDQTPLPGVSVRIAENESVGTITDIDGKYELKVGSDATALIFSFVGFERKKVAIGAENTINVSLRTSSLDLNEVVVTANAIVREKKELGYAVTTIDGEETTKARDANVLNTMAGKVPGVRVTSQSGSLGGGAKIIIRGATSLSGNNQPLFVVDGNPLSNSGFNGTRNDIITGGVDVGNRAADINPDDIESISVLKGAAATVLYGSRAKNGAIIITTKSGKSLKGSGKKTAVTLNSSVRFDNPLRLPDFQNEYAQGDQGNYDAQNFANGWGPKINGQRVLDWKGDSTNLRAYPDNVKNFYETGATYINSVSLSQGDENGDFRFGYTNLSQSGIIPNSSLERNTFTINSGRQLTEKLHMQVAGSYINTVTEGNARQGGNNPSTTIALINGLPRTISQEELQNNVVDEFGNPYGLDGNRTINNPYWVTAHNNTLNDVDRFYGNATLNYKFSDNVSATYRLANDFYSDVRENVMRKGTLGRVNGEYEVRDIFYNSINSELMLNVSKQLNEDFKFDGLFGHNVNQRSVNSTRIQGADLLAKDLYTYANAQSISNTSDSELRRLYGLFAQLRFGYKDYLFLELTGRNDWSSTLPVDNRSYFYPGASASFMFSEILPESTKEWLFSGKLRANIAAVGSDEDPYRLNFFFTPLSDAFTQFVPNLLYPHNGRPAFAATNTIPNANLKPQRQITKEFGTELIFFGGRLRTDINYYNIQTKDQIVQLTVPQSTGFNLKTVNAGTIQNEGIEILLSGIPVQLDNGFTWTSTFNFGSNKQIVKELAPGLEEYTLTSGFSGLQIKAEEGEEFGLYGGGYVRSPNGDVVIDETTGLRQFESGVRLGDIYPDWTLGINNEFSYKGVTASFLIDIRKGGVIYSNTVQDLRFSGLAAETAENGRADFVDEGVNVVRDGSGAITGYKPNETSVSAQDYWQQISNNSLAEPSTYAADFVKLRELKIGYNLPKRWIANSPFASVSIGIEGRNLWLIDSEVPHIDPEVNFFGTSLTGEGVEFASVPSTRTIGFNLRVTL